The following proteins come from a genomic window of Paenibacillus swuensis:
- a CDS encoding sugar phosphate isomerase/epimerase family protein, which translates to MKWSVNSWTFERHLGPLKLVEWNEEKKEIVSQPEDQPAHIQWNEWPASLAEKGYHAVELSYAHIPSTTDEALLQIRKAYEEAGIEMASILLDYGDISHTDVERREADIRWIRSWIDYASKLGALRVRVIGGESAQEDQEALQRASEAMRSLISYGLNKGVQVVTENNGELLSTADYCLALINTCEDQLGFTADYGNFKKNHLDQLEQVLPIADTVHAKMKLHPNGEMDTEDFSQCLRLTKGADFDGVLSLTYLGDADPWTSLAKLRAIAVNELRTPLGIRLTRGSDLKSWSGM; encoded by the coding sequence ATGAAATGGTCCGTCAATTCTTGGACGTTTGAACGTCATTTAGGTCCCTTAAAGCTGGTGGAATGGAATGAAGAAAAGAAGGAGATTGTCTCTCAGCCGGAGGATCAACCCGCCCATATCCAATGGAATGAATGGCCGGCGAGTCTTGCGGAAAAAGGGTATCATGCCGTCGAGCTTTCCTACGCCCATATCCCGTCCACGACCGATGAAGCTTTACTGCAAATTCGTAAGGCTTATGAGGAGGCGGGTATTGAGATGGCTTCCATTCTATTGGACTATGGCGACATCTCTCACACCGATGTTGAGCGAAGAGAGGCTGATATTCGTTGGATACGCTCGTGGATCGATTATGCCTCCAAGTTGGGAGCATTACGAGTTCGAGTCATCGGCGGGGAATCCGCACAGGAGGATCAGGAAGCGCTGCAAAGAGCATCCGAAGCGATGCGTTCCTTAATTAGCTACGGATTAAATAAAGGCGTACAAGTAGTGACGGAAAATAACGGTGAACTGCTATCTACAGCCGATTATTGCCTAGCATTAATCAATACGTGTGAAGACCAATTAGGATTTACAGCGGATTACGGTAATTTTAAGAAGAACCATTTAGACCAACTGGAACAAGTACTTCCTATAGCTGACACGGTACATGCCAAGATGAAGCTGCATCCGAACGGAGAGATGGATACAGAGGATTTCAGTCAGTGTCTGAGGCTCACCAAAGGGGCAGACTTTGACGGAGTGTTATCTCTGACCTATCTGGGTGATGCGGATCCTTGGACGTCGCTTGCCAAGCTTCGAGCCATAGCGGTGAACGAGTTGCGGACACCTCTCGGAATCCGTCTGACGAGAGGTTCCGATTTGAAGTCATGGAGTGGCATGTAG
- a CDS encoding glycosyltransferase, producing the protein MLDLLIILSGWLSGLFLLWRLPVLTEHEYTSGTYLASADFADSDHAAHDKSADITIIIPARNEERNIGELLRTIRAQQCSAAEVLVVDDSSTDRTAALAAAAGARVIRADALPPGWQGKAWACHTGAEQARSRLLLFLDADTRLAPDALAKLASAYRRHGGMLAVQPYHTVIRPYEQLSAVFNLVVAASMGAATMLGPKMRPSGAFGPCAVCSRDDYVRLGGHGAVRGEVLETFALGRRFQAAGLGLRLFGGQGTVSFRMYPDGLAALAEGWSKNFAGGAVSLRRGLLAAIVLWIAGLAALSVQAVTAGIQFLYTQTLDMQWSFGLVYLLFAITLFKQMRSVGNFNVITAILFPIPVTGFILLFANSVFLTFFRRRVRWKGRTLNTNGKVAETYPGNETTRHE; encoded by the coding sequence TTGTTGGACTTGTTGATTATCCTCTCCGGTTGGCTCAGCGGCCTGTTCCTGCTCTGGAGATTACCCGTACTTACGGAACATGAGTATACATCCGGCACTTATTTAGCATCGGCTGATTTTGCGGACTCTGACCACGCTGCCCACGATAAATCTGCGGATATCACCATCATTATTCCCGCGCGAAACGAGGAGCGCAACATTGGTGAATTGCTGCGCACCATCCGCGCGCAACAATGCTCTGCCGCCGAGGTGTTGGTCGTCGACGACAGTTCGACCGACCGTACCGCGGCGTTGGCTGCAGCCGCGGGCGCGCGGGTCATCCGGGCGGACGCTTTGCCGCCGGGATGGCAGGGCAAGGCGTGGGCGTGTCACACGGGAGCAGAGCAGGCGCGCAGCCGCTTGCTCCTGTTTCTGGACGCCGACACGCGCCTCGCCCCGGACGCCCTGGCGAAGCTGGCGTCCGCCTACCGCCGCCACGGCGGGATGCTCGCCGTACAGCCGTATCACACGGTGATTCGGCCGTACGAGCAGCTCTCCGCCGTGTTCAATCTCGTTGTCGCCGCTTCCATGGGCGCGGCGACGATGCTCGGCCCGAAGATGCGCCCGTCTGGCGCGTTCGGGCCTTGCGCGGTGTGCAGCCGGGACGACTACGTTCGTCTGGGCGGGCACGGGGCTGTGCGGGGCGAGGTGCTGGAGACCTTCGCCTTGGGGCGGCGCTTCCAAGCCGCGGGTCTGGGGCTCCGCCTGTTCGGCGGGCAAGGCACGGTATCGTTCCGGATGTATCCGGACGGATTGGCTGCTTTAGCCGAAGGCTGGAGCAAGAACTTCGCCGGCGGGGCCGTGAGCCTGCGGCGTGGATTGCTTGCGGCGATTGTATTGTGGATCGCCGGTCTTGCAGCGTTGTCTGTGCAGGCGGTAACTGCGGGGATTCAATTTCTGTATACGCAAACACTGGATATGCAATGGAGCTTCGGACTGGTATACCTGTTATTTGCGATAACCTTGTTCAAGCAAATGCGAAGTGTCGGTAATTTTAACGTTATCACCGCAATCTTGTTTCCCATTCCGGTAACGGGCTTTATTCTGTTATTCGCAAACTCTGTTTTCTTAACGTTCTTTAGACGGCGTGTTCGTTGGAAAGGCAGAACTCTGAACACGAATGGTAAAGTGGCTGAAACATATCCTGGAAACGAAACTACCCGTCACGAATAA
- the hrpB gene encoding ATP-dependent helicase HrpB yields the protein MFKMLPIDEVLAPLNQALTLRPNAVLVAPPGSGKTTRVPLAMLEAPWLNGRKIVMLEPRRLAARSVAGYMAKLRGEKVGDSIGYRVKHDTKVSAHTRIEVITEGVLTRMLQQDPSLDGIGAVLFDEFHERSLHSDLGLALCLQSQSLFREDLRLLIMSATMDAESASALLGDAPVVTGEGRMFPVETRHLPRRAGVRVEDAVVTAVQQALAQDEGDVLAFLPGAAEIRRAQAGLSGVSPGVRVLPLYGSLPQAAQEAAIAPAKPGERKVVLATSIAETSLTVDGVRIVVDGGTMRVPRFSPRTGMTRLETVPVSRASADQRRGRAGRTAPGICYRLWTEQEDLRLEPRSTPEVLEADLAPLALALAAWGVADPDELSWLDPPPAPAYAQARALLRRLGALTEAGAITPHGHRMAELGLHPRLAHMLLRAQEMGWSRQACDLAALLRERDIVRYDRSVPNVDVMKRASILQEARQWRGELPESLGGLRVDSALCRRIITEADHLIRMLRSSQAQSNQSEKEQAYTGDVGVMLGWAYPDRIAQLRSSGRFTLANGRGAAMEAGQALAYDRYIVAVDLDDQGVESRIYLAASLSLEHIEEHFQTDIRHEEIMEWDNSARAVRARKRLLLGGLLLKETPMENPDPERVLTVLMEGIRLNGLDMLSWKRPERQMQERMQFMHKVNPEQWPDASEAGLLDNLETWLGPHAYGMKSRSDLQKIPLTEALADLISYEQRVELNHMVPTHMTLPSGSRVPLDYSNPDQPVLAARLQELFGWKETPRIGGGRVPLTIHLLSPAQRPVQVTQDLASFWKTAYYEVRKDLKGRYPKHYWPDNPLEAPATSRTRPKA from the coding sequence ATGTTTAAAATGTTACCTATAGACGAAGTTCTCGCCCCGCTGAACCAAGCGTTGACCTTAAGGCCCAACGCCGTTCTCGTTGCGCCGCCGGGCTCGGGAAAGACAACCCGGGTTCCCTTGGCCATGCTGGAGGCGCCGTGGTTAAACGGCCGGAAGATTGTAATGTTGGAACCACGAAGGTTGGCCGCCCGGTCCGTGGCCGGTTATATGGCTAAGCTCCGCGGGGAAAAGGTCGGGGATTCCATTGGCTACCGTGTGAAACATGATACGAAAGTGAGCGCGCATACCCGGATTGAGGTTATTACCGAAGGGGTTTTAACGCGAATGCTGCAACAGGACCCATCCTTGGACGGAATTGGTGCGGTATTGTTCGATGAGTTTCATGAGCGAAGTCTGCATTCGGATCTCGGATTGGCCTTGTGCCTTCAATCCCAAAGCCTGTTCAGGGAGGATTTGCGATTGCTGATCATGTCCGCGACCATGGATGCGGAATCGGCATCTGCTCTTCTGGGGGACGCGCCTGTCGTTACAGGCGAGGGGCGGATGTTTCCTGTGGAAACACGGCATCTGCCCAGACGCGCCGGCGTCCGGGTGGAAGACGCCGTGGTGACGGCGGTACAGCAGGCGCTGGCACAAGACGAAGGCGACGTGCTGGCGTTCCTGCCGGGCGCGGCGGAGATTCGCCGCGCGCAAGCGGGCTTGAGCGGCGTGAGCCCCGGCGTGCGCGTGCTGCCGCTCTATGGCAGCTTGCCCCAGGCGGCTCAGGAAGCCGCCATCGCTCCCGCGAAGCCCGGGGAGCGCAAGGTCGTCCTCGCGACATCGATCGCGGAGACGAGTCTCACCGTCGACGGCGTACGCATCGTCGTCGACGGCGGAACCATGCGCGTGCCGCGGTTCTCGCCGCGCACGGGCATGACGCGCCTGGAGACGGTTCCCGTCTCGCGCGCGTCGGCAGATCAAAGGCGCGGGCGCGCAGGCCGCACCGCCCCGGGCATCTGCTACCGTCTGTGGACGGAGCAGGAGGATCTTCGCCTCGAGCCCCGCAGCACCCCGGAGGTGCTCGAGGCGGATCTGGCGCCGCTGGCGTTAGCTCTAGCGGCGTGGGGTGTGGCGGATCCAGACGAGCTGAGCTGGCTGGATCCGCCGCCGGCGCCCGCGTACGCCCAGGCGCGGGCGCTTCTGCGCCGCCTCGGCGCGTTGACCGAGGCAGGCGCGATTACGCCGCACGGGCATCGCATGGCGGAGCTCGGGCTGCACCCGCGGCTGGCGCATATGTTATTGCGCGCGCAGGAGATGGGCTGGAGCCGGCAGGCATGCGACTTGGCGGCGTTACTGAGGGAGCGGGATATCGTCCGTTACGATCGATCGGTGCCGAATGTGGATGTAATGAAGCGAGCCTCGATACTGCAGGAAGCTAGGCAATGGCGGGGAGAATTGCCGGAATCGCTAGGCGGTCTGAGAGTGGATTCGGCATTATGTCGGCGCATTATCACAGAGGCGGACCACCTTATTCGCATGTTGCGGTCGTCGCAGGCACAATCAAACCAGTCTGAGAAAGAGCAGGCGTATACCGGTGATGTCGGTGTCATGCTGGGTTGGGCATACCCGGACCGCATAGCGCAATTAAGAAGCTCCGGCCGCTTTACGTTGGCGAACGGAAGAGGGGCGGCTATGGAAGCAGGACAAGCTCTGGCTTACGATCGTTACATTGTGGCTGTTGATCTGGATGATCAAGGGGTCGAGAGTCGAATATATCTTGCGGCATCTCTCAGTCTGGAACATATCGAAGAGCACTTTCAAACCGATATTCGTCATGAGGAAATCATGGAATGGGATAATTCAGCCCGTGCGGTCAGGGCGCGTAAGCGATTGCTGCTGGGGGGCTTGCTCCTGAAGGAAACGCCTATGGAAAATCCTGATCCGGAGAGGGTCCTAACCGTTCTCATGGAGGGTATTCGGCTGAACGGGCTGGATATGCTCTCTTGGAAGCGTCCTGAGCGACAGATGCAGGAAAGAATGCAGTTTATGCATAAGGTAAACCCGGAGCAATGGCCCGATGCATCGGAGGCGGGACTGTTGGACAATTTAGAAACATGGTTGGGTCCGCATGCTTACGGAATGAAATCTCGCAGTGACCTCCAGAAAATCCCGCTGACTGAAGCCTTGGCGGATCTTATATCCTATGAACAACGTGTGGAACTGAATCACATGGTGCCTACGCATATGACGTTACCGAGCGGATCACGCGTACCGCTGGATTATAGTAATCCGGATCAACCGGTGCTGGCGGCGCGTCTTCAAGAGTTGTTCGGATGGAAAGAAACACCCCGAATCGGCGGTGGACGCGTGCCTTTAACGATTCATTTGCTCTCTCCGGCACAGCGTCCGGTTCAGGTTACACAAGATTTGGCTAGCTTCTGGAAAACCGCCTATTATGAAGTTCGCAAAGACCTTAAAGGTCGTTATCCCAAGCATTACTGGCCGGATAATCCTCTGGAGGCACCCGCAACAAGCCGGACGAGACCCAAAGCTTAA
- a CDS encoding SRPBCC family protein → MKTWTESIEIHAPIERVWALFDGSLENMQKMMPQVVENKPLKVTENQIGSVYRQKYQEGKRVEEYDVETLEYTDTPEYKVLKVGFALAKMFDITAKYEMTRVSPDVTLFKYTATNKALKWFVHVLLLMVSSKVVKRFVLRVKEIAENKE, encoded by the coding sequence ATGAAAACATGGACGGAATCGATTGAAATCCATGCACCGATTGAACGCGTATGGGCTTTGTTTGACGGGTCCTTGGAGAATATGCAAAAGATGATGCCTCAAGTTGTCGAGAACAAACCCTTGAAGGTTACAGAGAACCAGATCGGCAGCGTCTATAGGCAAAAGTATCAAGAGGGCAAGCGCGTTGAAGAGTACGATGTGGAGACGTTGGAATATACGGATACACCGGAGTATAAAGTGTTAAAGGTAGGCTTCGCTCTGGCTAAGATGTTTGATATTACGGCCAAATATGAAATGACCCGTGTAAGCCCGGATGTAACCCTGTTTAAATATACAGCAACTAACAAAGCGCTGAAATGGTTTGTGCATGTGCTGCTTCTGATGGTGAGCTCGAAAGTAGTGAAGCGTTTTGTGTTACGTGTAAAAGAAATTGCGGAAAATAAAGAATAG
- a CDS encoding iron-containing alcohol dehydrogenase → MQSFMQHNPTRLWFGHEQIGQLKQELGNKGKRVLLVYGGGSIKKNRVYNAVLSELEQMEAEVIELSGVEPNPRLTTVHKGIDICRQEKVDFILAVGGGSVIDCVKAISVGVYYNGDVWDIITRKASVEQALPFGTVLTLAATGSEMNNISVITNWEMNEKRGWASPLAYPAFSILDPSYTYSVPLDQTVYGIVDMMSHVLEQYFHRTEHVPMMDRFMESVLLTIMEAAPDLIREPDNFDLRATIMYAGTTAFNGLLSSGTDGGDWASHQIEHGLSAVYDIPHGGGLGIIFPNWMSHCAEEDPSRMKLLAIRVFQVDPSGKSDKAIALEGIAALREFWNSLGAPSRLADYNIDSSRLDELVEKSFMKPQVGSYKIMTRDTVRDILIRSM, encoded by the coding sequence ATGCAGTCATTTATGCAACACAATCCGACACGTCTCTGGTTTGGACACGAACAGATCGGACAGCTGAAACAAGAACTGGGTAACAAAGGAAAACGGGTGCTGCTGGTATACGGCGGCGGCAGTATTAAGAAGAACCGCGTTTATAACGCTGTACTATCGGAACTGGAACAGATGGAAGCCGAAGTGATTGAGTTATCCGGAGTGGAACCCAATCCCCGACTCACCACTGTGCATAAGGGCATTGACATTTGCCGTCAAGAAAAAGTCGACTTCATTCTTGCTGTCGGCGGCGGAAGCGTCATTGATTGTGTCAAAGCCATCTCTGTAGGTGTTTACTATAACGGGGATGTTTGGGATATTATCACCAGAAAAGCGTCGGTAGAACAAGCTTTACCGTTTGGCACGGTCCTCACGCTGGCTGCGACAGGCTCTGAGATGAACAATATCTCTGTCATAACGAACTGGGAAATGAACGAGAAACGGGGTTGGGCAAGTCCTTTGGCGTATCCCGCATTTTCAATTCTGGATCCATCTTATACCTATTCTGTTCCCCTCGATCAAACGGTGTATGGAATTGTTGACATGATGTCTCATGTACTTGAACAGTATTTCCATCGCACTGAACATGTTCCTATGATGGATCGATTTATGGAATCTGTGCTGCTTACAATAATGGAAGCGGCTCCTGACCTGATCCGCGAACCGGATAACTTTGATTTGAGGGCTACGATCATGTATGCGGGCACTACGGCATTCAATGGTTTACTTTCCAGCGGTACAGACGGCGGGGATTGGGCATCTCACCAGATTGAGCATGGACTGTCAGCCGTTTATGACATTCCTCACGGCGGCGGCCTCGGAATCATATTCCCGAATTGGATGAGTCATTGCGCTGAGGAAGACCCCTCCCGCATGAAGTTGCTTGCAATTCGAGTGTTTCAGGTTGATCCTTCAGGGAAAAGTGATAAGGCCATCGCTCTGGAAGGCATTGCGGCATTACGTGAGTTTTGGAATTCACTCGGAGCACCGAGCCGCCTAGCCGATTACAATATTGACAGTTCCCGGCTGGATGAGCTTGTCGAGAAATCTTTTATGAAACCCCAAGTAGGGTCCTATAAGATCATGACTCGTGATACCGTACGGGATATTCTAATCAGATCCATGTAA
- a CDS encoding glycosyl-4,4'-diaponeurosporenoate acyltransferase CrtO family protein: protein MRIWVLPTFWTILLDVAVWYVIQMGTAYACTRIPVAYFERSRLFTRVYSFEQNGLWYERYLLVKMWKSKLPDGSRLFRDGFAKKEMRGNHKDYFRRFVIETRRGELAHFLAMLPAPVFFLWSDSVTGMIMIFYAIVINLPCIVAQRYNRIRFNRLVKLRMEK from the coding sequence GTGAGGATCTGGGTGTTGCCCACCTTTTGGACCATCCTGTTGGATGTGGCGGTTTGGTATGTGATTCAGATGGGGACGGCGTATGCTTGTACCCGAATTCCTGTGGCTTATTTCGAGCGCAGCCGGCTGTTTACACGAGTTTATTCTTTTGAACAGAATGGGCTTTGGTATGAACGTTACTTACTTGTGAAGATGTGGAAAAGCAAGCTTCCTGACGGCAGCAGGTTGTTCAGGGACGGCTTCGCCAAGAAGGAAATGCGCGGTAATCATAAGGATTACTTCAGAAGATTCGTAATTGAGACCCGACGGGGTGAATTGGCCCACTTCCTTGCGATGCTGCCCGCACCTGTCTTCTTTTTGTGGAGTGACAGCGTAACCGGAATGATCATGATTTTCTATGCGATTGTCATCAATCTTCCTTGCATTGTAGCCCAACGATATAATCGGATTCGGTTTAACAGACTGGTTAAGCTCAGAATGGAAAAATAA
- a CDS encoding phytoene desaturase family protein, with protein sequence MSNKTQQSKNVIVVGGGLAGLSAAIRLAGDGHQVTVLEQNERAGGKLNIRSGKGFTFDTGPSILTMPWVLEQLFASCGRKLEDYMTIKRVEPQWRTFFEDGTVLDLSSDLPAMMEQIRALSPDDAGKFLDYLQYCYKMYELCTNSFYKESLSGIGDLRSLHSLRELLAMDPLRSMDQVTSRYLKDPHLRQLFNFMIMYIGSSPYGAPAILSQLTYVQLGLGIYYVEGGMRNIAEGMLRLLGELGVEVRTGSKVTEITSNGKQASGVVLESGEQLSAELIVCNLEAIPAHQTILETHPQAAKTSAKLEKFAPTVSGLVLLLGVNRRYDHLAHHNFFFSKNQEQEFHDLFTAGIPPEDPTVYVGISSKSDASQAPAGKENLFVLTHVPPLKQGESWESFRETYREKVLTKLERMGLEGLRESIEFEYQFIPDDLRRLYGSNGGSIYGVVTDRKMNGGFKIPSRSELLDNVYFVGGSTHPGGGVPMVTLSGQLTADLIQNDLQGKAMGTSSAG encoded by the coding sequence ATGTCCAACAAGACGCAACAAAGTAAAAATGTCATCGTGGTCGGAGGTGGTTTGGCCGGTTTATCGGCCGCCATTAGGCTTGCCGGGGACGGACACCAAGTAACCGTATTGGAACAGAACGAAAGAGCAGGCGGCAAGCTGAATATCCGCTCAGGCAAAGGATTCACATTCGATACAGGTCCATCCATTCTCACTATGCCATGGGTGCTGGAGCAGCTGTTCGCAAGCTGCGGCCGTAAGCTTGAAGATTATATGACCATCAAGCGGGTTGAACCGCAATGGCGCACCTTTTTTGAAGACGGCACCGTACTCGATTTAAGTTCGGATTTGCCGGCCATGATGGAACAGATTCGCGCCCTTTCCCCCGATGATGCCGGTAAATTCCTTGATTACCTGCAATATTGTTACAAGATGTATGAGTTATGCACTAACAGCTTCTACAAAGAAAGTCTGTCCGGCATCGGCGACCTCCGTTCTCTTCATTCGCTGCGCGAGCTGCTGGCGATGGACCCTCTGCGATCCATGGATCAGGTGACTTCCCGCTATCTCAAAGATCCGCATCTACGGCAGTTGTTCAACTTTATGATCATGTATATTGGCTCATCTCCGTATGGAGCGCCAGCCATTTTGTCACAGTTGACTTATGTACAGTTAGGGTTGGGAATTTATTATGTGGAAGGCGGCATGCGCAATATTGCGGAAGGGATGCTGAGATTACTCGGGGAACTCGGCGTTGAAGTGCGCACGGGCTCCAAAGTCACCGAAATCACCTCCAACGGGAAACAAGCTTCTGGAGTCGTATTGGAATCGGGGGAACAACTCTCCGCGGAATTAATCGTATGTAACCTGGAAGCGATTCCTGCCCACCAAACCATTCTGGAGACGCATCCTCAAGCCGCCAAAACCTCGGCTAAACTGGAGAAATTCGCTCCGACGGTATCCGGTCTGGTCTTGCTGTTAGGTGTGAATCGCAGGTATGACCATTTGGCGCATCATAATTTCTTCTTTTCCAAAAATCAGGAACAAGAGTTTCATGACCTCTTTACGGCAGGAATTCCTCCTGAAGATCCGACCGTATATGTTGGTATTTCCAGTAAATCCGACGCTTCCCAAGCACCGGCAGGCAAGGAGAACTTGTTCGTGCTAACCCACGTTCCTCCGCTCAAGCAGGGAGAATCCTGGGAATCGTTCAGGGAAACCTATCGCGAGAAGGTGTTGACGAAACTGGAGCGAATGGGCTTGGAAGGATTGAGGGAATCCATCGAATTTGAGTATCAATTTATTCCGGACGACCTTAGGCGTTTATACGGTTCTAACGGCGGTTCCATCTATGGCGTCGTAACCGACCGCAAGATGAACGGAGGCTTTAAAATCCCTAGCCGGAGCGAATTGTTGGATAATGTTTATTTTGTAGGAGGCTCCACCCATCCGGGAGGCGGCGTTCCGATGGTTACCCTGTCAGGTCAGTTGACGGCGGATTTGATCCAGAACGATCTGCAAGGTAAAGCTATGGGGACAAGCAGTGCTGGGTAA
- a CDS encoding cell wall hydrolase has translation MRRQIWVMMIAMLGFTSIPLTTTVEAAAPATLTYGSTANDVPDLQYRLKSLGIFKERVTGYYGTVTTKAVETFQAKSGLRVDGIAGPGTWSVLKKKSVNKYEMDQLAKIIHSEARGEPHKGQVAVGAVVMNRLASPLFPKSVSGVIFQPWAFTAVHDGQYKLIPDNDAYLAAMDAVRGWDPTYNALYYFNPETATSKWIWSRKQTVKIGRHIFAV, from the coding sequence ATGAGAAGACAGATTTGGGTTATGATGATTGCGATGTTAGGATTTACGAGCATTCCCCTTACGACTACGGTCGAAGCGGCGGCACCCGCAACATTGACTTACGGAAGCACGGCGAATGATGTGCCGGATTTACAGTACAGATTAAAGTCATTAGGCATCTTTAAAGAACGAGTTACAGGTTATTACGGTACGGTAACCACGAAGGCCGTAGAGACGTTTCAGGCCAAATCCGGTTTACGTGTTGACGGAATCGCGGGTCCCGGAACATGGTCGGTATTGAAGAAGAAATCCGTGAACAAATACGAAATGGATCAACTGGCGAAGATTATTCACTCTGAAGCTCGCGGTGAACCCCATAAAGGTCAAGTCGCGGTTGGCGCGGTTGTGATGAACCGTCTGGCATCGCCTTTGTTTCCCAAGAGCGTATCCGGTGTTATTTTTCAGCCCTGGGCTTTTACAGCCGTGCATGACGGGCAATATAAGCTGATTCCTGATAACGATGCCTATCTGGCCGCAATGGATGCGGTACGCGGGTGGGATCCCACATACAACGCGTTGTATTATTTTAATCCGGAAACCGCGACATCCAAGTGGATCTGGAGTCGAAAACAAACTGTGAAAATCGGTCGACATATATTTGCCGTTTAG
- a CDS encoding acyltransferase family protein yields MLSKPRLLGIDFARFVAILGMILVHAATDLVMLPQERALDAEVPWPKDPAWAYWIQVIFANRARPLFIMLAGVGISLLVSRKSIGGLVLVKRAAYLLVLGVLLLVAGWSDMVLCIYGIMFLFAVVLVRLPTVVLVILTCVLLASPLPYAEATEHDAKTIFSIFIVISQIGYFVIGMVIGRMNLNVKSAISKVAVIGAGLTLPGWIYLWWVNGSIQVIELKGIWDWIAANVSTVGWCFLVLSGCLSVGRSTGRISQWLAPFNVAGGMPLTIYVIHALLYTWLSHQYQFHFGQAMLISLAYIIFALIATNLWAAKGYKGPLEMLMRVVSGSSPSKPKQI; encoded by the coding sequence ATGTTGTCTAAACCACGTCTGCTTGGCATAGATTTTGCCCGTTTCGTTGCTATATTAGGAATGATTTTAGTGCACGCCGCCACGGATTTGGTCATGCTTCCGCAGGAGAGAGCTCTTGATGCGGAGGTGCCTTGGCCTAAAGATCCGGCTTGGGCTTACTGGATACAGGTGATTTTTGCAAACAGAGCAAGACCTTTGTTTATCATGCTCGCCGGTGTCGGGATTTCTTTGCTGGTCTCACGGAAGAGCATAGGCGGGCTTGTGTTAGTGAAGAGAGCAGCCTATTTATTGGTATTGGGCGTACTGCTTCTTGTAGCCGGCTGGAGTGACATGGTTTTATGTATTTACGGGATTATGTTCTTATTCGCTGTCGTGTTGGTAAGACTACCGACCGTTGTGCTGGTCATATTAACATGCGTCTTGTTGGCGTCTCCGTTACCCTATGCCGAAGCGACAGAACATGATGCTAAAACGATCTTCTCCATATTCATTGTTATTTCACAGATCGGTTACTTTGTAATAGGCATGGTTATAGGTCGAATGAATTTGAACGTTAAAAGTGCCATTAGTAAAGTAGCGGTCATCGGAGCTGGATTGACTTTACCGGGATGGATCTATCTGTGGTGGGTTAACGGCAGTATTCAGGTGATTGAGCTTAAAGGGATTTGGGATTGGATTGCAGCTAATGTAAGTACGGTGGGATGGTGCTTTCTGGTACTGTCAGGTTGTCTCTCAGTCGGCAGATCCACGGGACGTATTTCCCAATGGCTCGCTCCCTTTAACGTGGCCGGCGGAATGCCGCTAACCATTTATGTCATTCATGCTTTGTTATACACATGGTTGTCGCACCAATATCAATTCCATTTTGGCCAGGCCATGTTGATATCATTGGCATACATCATTTTTGCTTTAATAGCAACGAACTTATGGGCTGCGAAAGGATATAAAGGTCCATTGGAAATGTTAATGCGTGTCGTTTCTGGATCTTCACCAAGTAAACCTAAGCAGATCTAG